A window of Thermosipho japonicus genomic DNA:
TCTTTTTGCATATTCAATATTTTCTTTCTCAGGTATTTTAACCCACGGCTCTGCAGGTGGTCTTACTGGAACATTTACATAAATCCTATCTGGTCTTATCTTTTCAATCTTTTCTTTTAATTTTAAAACCTCCTCATACGAATCATTTATCCCTTTAACAAGCATTACCTCAAGCCATATTTGTCTTTTAAACTCTTTTCTTAACTTTAAAAGACCATCGTACATCATCTCATATGTGATTTTTCCATATGGCCGATTTATTTTTTTAAAAACTTCCTCACTAGCCGCATCAAATGTAGGCATTATAATATCACAGTTTAAGACTTCTTTTCTTACATCTTCCCTATAAAAAAGTGAACCATTTGTTATTAAAACTACCTGTCTAGAAGTCATTTTCTTTATACCATCTATTAATTCATCTAGTGGGGTAAACAAAAGAGGTTCTCCTTCACTGACAATAGTAACTACATCAAAAACATCCTCACCATATACCTTGATATACTCCTTTAATTCACCTAAAATAACATTTACATCAAAAAATGTTTTTCTTTCATTTGTCATATTAAATGTTCTTCCAAGCTGGCAATACACACATGAGTAATTACAAACTTTAAAAGGTATAGGAGAAATTCCAAGTGATCTACCTAGTCTCCTAGATGGTACAATACCATATACAAAGCTCATTTTTTCACCCCTAAATAAAAAATTGGACATACCATTTGGTATGTCCAATTATTTTTTTGTATTTGGAATCTGATTGTACACCTTTCCACCTAGTGATCTATACACACTCATACTTAAATCCTTCAGATCATTTTTTGCAGCCATCTTAGAATACTCATACAACATATTTTCCCTAAACCATTTTTCGCCAAAACTTTCCGGAATCAAAGACGATTTTGGAATAGTATCGTACATCTTTCTAAAGATTTGAAAGAAAAAATTTGCTACAAATTCTTCTGAAACCTTTTTTAATTTGTCAACATTTATTTGATTTACAGTATTTTGTGAGACCTTTGAAACATCCATGCACATTCACCCCACATATCACATAACCTTTACCTCTGCATAAATTGCCCCTGCTTTGTGAAGCTCCTCAATGATACCTATTATATCCTGCGGTGTAGCACCTAATGCCTTTAACGCGGAAATTAGGTTTGAAATTGTAGCTTCCTGCCCATCAATTTCCCCATTTTTTATACTCACAACAAAGTTTCCATAGCTGAGGGTAAAATCAGAGATCTTTATATTGCCACCAAAAATTACCGTGCCCGTTCTTTCATTTATGACAACCTTTGCAGCTTGGTCAGGTATAACCTCAAGTTCCTCTATTATGGACAAAAAGGTAATAATATCATCTGAAAATGCATCGGGTATCTGTACTCTAACAGATGCGGGATCAACTGCTTTTGCAAGTTTTACAGAAAACTTTTCATTTATTGCCGTTGCAACTCTTGCAGAAGTAGTGATATCTGGATTTTGAAGAAGTATAGTTACACTGTTATCTGAAACAATATTTGCTGGAATTTCTTTTTCTATAAGTGCACCGTTTGGAATGTAACCTGTAACCTTGAATCTGCTTTGGAGATTAACTGAAGACTTTACTTCAGAGCCACCGACTGAAACGGGTCCCTGTGCTACTGCATATATATTGCCATCTGCACCATAAAGTGGTGTTTGAAGAAGCACGCCGTTTTCAAGACTCTTTGCACTACCAAGCGATGCAACTATAACATCAAGCCTCATTCCTTCTTTGTAAAAAGGTGGAATATCAGCAACAACCATAACAAGAGCCGTATTATTTGACTTTATATCTTCCTCAGAGATAGGTATCCCAAAATTTTTAAACATATTTGCAAGAAGTGGAGAATTTAGCGTTCCTCCATCTCCAGTTCCATTTAATCCAACAACTATTCCAACACCGAATAGTTGGTTATCACGTGCACCTCTAAACTTTGCAATATCCTTTATCCTAACAACCGCTGAAAGTGAAAATACTGCTACAACTAACAAGGCAATGATTATTTTCTTCTTCATACATTTTCACCTCATCTAAAGAGTTCTGCAAGAGATGATAAAATAAGTCCGAGCCAACTTCCTTCATTTGGATCATCTTCAAATATAATTTTCCCATTTTCCCAGATTTGTGCATCCATCAAATCTGTTGAATTAACGGTATTTTTTGCTGAAATCATATCGGGATTGACCCATCCTGTAATAATAATCTCTCTTAAATCATTACCAACTTTTATATTCTTACGACCCTCAACGTATAAATTACCGTACTCATCTACCTTTTTAACAACCGCAGTTATCTGCAAAATAACACTTGTTTGACTTTTATTAGAACTTTTCACTTTATCTGAATCCTTTATCGGTAAAAATCCTGAAAGATCACTTCCAAGTATTTTTGATCCACTACTTATTGCACCAAGAATTGTATTCTTAAAAGAATCTACCTCAGAACTTGTCGAAAATCTCGGAGACTCATACACCAGTATATTTACAACATCTCCTACCTTTGATGCACGTGGACTTGCAATTATATTAGAAAATTTGCTATTAGGGTTATATATAGAATTAGCAAAAATAAAAAATGCAAAAAACACCAAAAATACTGTTAAAATCTTTTTCATTTCGACACCTCCACGACCTTTAACATAGGTCCTTTCACTATAACTCCGTACACTATCTTTCCACTTTCTATATTTCTTGCCTTAATCACGTCTCCTACGTTTCCACTCTCAAGCGCCCTAAGCATTGTTTTTACGATAACACCAGGCAATTCTACATATCCCACTATAACCTGACCAACCACCACATCTGGAACTCTTTCAAAATACTCTTCAAACAGAGGTTCACCAACTTTAAAATACTTTCTAGAAATCATTGGAAGCTTCGATACATCAAGCGGTGTTCCCCTTAAAGAAAATATATTTACATCTGCAAAGGCTACATCGTCCATATTAACCTGCTCTCCGTAATTAATATTTCTCGCAGCTACGGGAATTTTCCTAATACATTTTCCTATTAGGTTAACGTTAAAATATCCTCTGGTTCTACCATCTTTCTTTAGAGCAAATCTTACCAAAAAACTCCCGCCAACAGATTGAATTACATCGTAATCAAAACTATTGTGATCGACAATCTCGCCATACGTTGAAGTAACTTCTACAGTTGAATTTGCTGGAAGCATTGAGAGTGCAACCTCTGTTGCAATTTTTAGTGCCTCCTCAACAGTTAGAGTAGACATACTACTTTCATTAGTTACAAGATTTGGAAATACAACCCTTACAGTACCAACAGTAGGGGTGGCCTCGATTTGAGTTGCCACCCTTGAAAGTCTTTGAAGTATGTACTTTATATTAATATCGGTTGAAGAATTCTCAGGAAGATATGCTAAAACAATATTTTGAAGGCTTGTCGCATCGATTTGAGTATAAGTTGCCGCCACATCAAATACTGTAACTTCATTTCTTGTAACCGTTGCAACATCCAAAAACTGTATGTACATGGAAAGAGATAGAATAGGTAGCAACAAAATAAACAAAATACCTTTTCTCACTTATACATCTATCTCCTTTACAGAAAGTGCGTGTCTGAATATAAATTCCTTTCTGCTCTCAGTATCGCTACCCATAAGCATTTCAAACAACTCATCTGCGGTTTCCGCATCTTCAATTGAAACTTTTAACAATTTTCTTGTGTTTGGATCCATAGTAGTCTCCCAAAGTTGCTCTGGATTCATTTCACCAAGACCTTTGTAACGCTGTATTTCATATTTTTTATCTCCTAATGTCTTTCTAAAATCTTCCAATTCCTCGTCGCTGTAGAAATAATAATGATTCTTTCCAACAGTTAATTTGTAAAGAGGGGGCTGTGCTATATATATTCTTCCCTCATCGATTAATTCTTTCATGTACCTGTAAAAAAGTGTCAAAAGAAGCGTTCTAATGTGTGCACCATCAACATCAGCATCGGTCATTATTATTATCTTCCCATACCTTAACTTTTTAATATCAAAATCGTCACCAATACCAACACCCAATGCGGTTATAATATCCCTTACCTGCTCATTCTTTAAAAGCTTAAGCCAACTACTCTTTTCCACATTCAAAATCTTTCCGCGAAGTGGTAAAATTGCCTGGAAATTTCTATCTCTTGCCTGTTTTGCTGAACCACCTGCAGAATCACCCTCGACTATAAAAAGTTCAGATTCTTCAAGCTTTTTAGTAATACAATCTGCAAGCTTTCCAGGGAGCGAAGAGCTTCCAAAAGCACTCTTTCTCTTCACCATTTCACGAGCATGTTTTGCGGCTTCTCTTGCTTTCTTTGCTTCCAGTGCTTTTTGTATAATTATCTTAAGCGTATTTTCATTCGTCTCAAAAAATTCAAGAAGCTTTTCTCTCACTACTTTTGCTACAGCTTCTTGGACTTCTTCGTTACCCAACTTTGATTTTGTCTGTCCTTCAAACTCTGGAGTGCTGCTCATTAAAACACTTATAACAGCAACCATTCCTTCTCTTATATCATCTCCACGTAATGAATCTTTCTTTAACTGTCCTGTTTTTTTACCTAATTCATTAACGACTCTTGTAAAGGCAGATTTAAAACCAGTAACATGTGTTCCTCCATCAACAGTCCTTATATTATTTACAAATGAATAAATCTTTTCAAAATCTGAATCTGTATACTGGAAAGAAACTTCAACTTTAACCTTTTCGTATTCTCCGTTAATATATACTGGTTCATGCAAGGATTTGCTTCCCTTGCTCAAATGTGAGACAAATTCTTTAATACCGCCTGTATAATGAAACGTTCTTTCTGTATTGTTTCTTTCGTCTTTAAAATGAATAGTAATATTTGGATTCAAAAATGCAAGCTCTCTAAGTCTCATTAAAATTGTATCCGTATCAAAATCCGTCGTTGAAAAAACTAGTGGATCAGGTTTAAATCTAACTATTGTTCCACGTTTTTCAGTCTCACCTATTATCTTTACCTCACAGGTTGGTGTTCCTCTTTCATACCTTTGATAGTATACCTTTCCATCCCTGTGTACTTCCACTTCAAGCCACTGAGAAAGTGCATTAACAACCGATGCACCAACGCCATGAAGACCACCACTTACCTTGTATGAATCCTTCGAAAATTTTCCACCAGCGTGCAGGGTAGTCATAACAACTTCAAGTGCGCTCTTTCCTGTTTCAGGATGAATATCAACTGGAATACCTCTACCGTTATCTTCTACCTCAACACTTCCATCCTTGAAAATTGTAACCTTTATAGTATCGCAATATCCCTGCAGTGATTCATCTATACTATTATCAACAATTTCATATACAAGATGGTGCAGACCTGCCTTTCCAGTAGAACCTATGTACATTCCAGGTCTTTGTCTTACCGGTTCAAGTCCCTTTAATACCTTTATATTCTGTGCACTATAGTCCATTTATTGCCCTCCTCTTCTTTCTTATTACTACTTTCCTTATAACATATATCCCCAATCTATCATTCAACTTTTCACGAATTTTTTCCCTAAAAAAATTAAGTTCAGTTACAAAAAGTTGATCATCACATTCAATATAAATAATCCCATCTTTAAACATAATCACTTTACAATGCTCATTAAAAGGCTTTCCAATAACATCTTCAAAATACTCTCTTGAAAGTGTTGAAACATAAAGATTTTTTATAAACAAATTCTTCTTTGCAAGCTCCCGTAAAACTTCACCCAATCTTTGCATGAAGATACTCCTCAAACATCATTGAAAGTTTTTCAGAAAGTTCTGTTTTTAAGGAAAACTTTCCAAGATAGTTTACAGGAACTATACCCATGCTCGTATGTGTAAGAAAAATCTCATCTGCATAGAACAGTTCCTTTACCTCGACTATTTTTTCCTCTACTGTATAACCATTTTCTTTTAGCATGTCTATAACAAACGTTCTTGTAATACCTTCTAAAATCCCACTTTCAAGTGAAGGAGTGATTAATTTACCATCTTTAACTAAAAAAACATTGGAAAAACTTCCCTCACATACCTGCCCCTTTTGACCTAACAGTATCACATCGTAGTTATCACCCTTGTTCTGCCTTGCAAGAAAAACATCTGCTCTTGAAAGTGATTTAAAATTAGGTGGTATTGACGATGGATCGGCATGTCTTACATTTGAAATATCTATTTTGACACTTTCTACCCTTTTAGTTAATATATTTTCGCCAACAGAATAAAGCTCCACCTTATCACTCACAATTGCATATACCTTTACCCTGTCAAAGGAAATATTTCTCTCAATTTCTTTTTCAAAATCATCTAAACTTACTTCATCTTCTCTTCCAAGATACGATAAAGAATTAATTAGCCTTTTGTAATGCTCTCTAATCGCAAAAGGTTTTCCATCATATATACGAACAGTTTCATATACAACTATTCCGTTAAGTATCTTATCTATTAGAGACCTTTCGTTCATACTTTTTAGAAATCACTCCCTCGTCGGTTACCGCCTGTATTGTTACATTTTCTATCTTACCGAATTCTCCGTGGGAAGTTTCATGTAACACGTAGTATTCATCGTATCCTGAATATATCTTGTTTTTATAACTTTCAATTAAAACTTTTGCTTTTCTTCCAACAAGTCTTTTTCTATAGTCCTTTGCAACTGATGTGCTTACTTTTTCTAAAACTTCAACTCTTTCTTTTTTTACATTTCCAGGCACTTTTTTAGACATCTTTGAAGCAAGTGTGTTAGGTCTATCAGAATATCTAAAGGCATGAACCTTTGAAAATAAAACTTCTCTAACAACTTTCAAAGTTTCTTCAAAGTCTTTTTCGCTTTCTCCAGGAAATCCAACCATTATATCTGTTGTAATCGAAAAATTAGGATCAATTTTTCTTATACTACCAACAACTCTTAAATAATCATCTTGAGTATAATTTCTTCTCATATTTTTCAATACATCTGTACTTCCACTTTGAAGAGGAATGTGAAGATGATTACAAATCTTTTCTTCTGTTCCTATCAAATTTATTAACTCTTCATCTAAATCTTCAGGATTTATCGAACTCAATCTAATTCTAAAATCACCCTTTATTTTAACAAGACTTCTTAACAGCTCATGCAAAGAAGAATCAATATCTTTACCAAATTTTCCAAGATTCAATCCTGTGATTACAATTTCTTTGTAATCCTTATTTACAAGCCTTAAAACCTCACTTACAACCAACTCAACCGGTTTACTTCTAATTCTGTTTCCCCTTGCAAACCTTATTGCACAATAACTACATGTATTGGTACAACCATCCTGGACTTTAATAAATGCACGTGTTCTCTCTGCAAGGGATGAAAAAACAAATTCATCTTCCAAAGTATTCCTATTCCAGTACGCCTTATCTACAAAAACACCAGATTCTCTTAAATATTTATCAATATATTTTTTTTCATTATTTCCCAGTACAAGATCAACGCCTTCTTTTTCTAATTCTTCAAATCCAAGTTGAGAATAACACCCTGTTACTACTACCTTTGCTCCTGGAAATTTCCTCTTTAGTCTTCTTATCTGTTGCTTTATCTTTCTTGTCGCCTCGTTTGTAACAACACAACTATTTATTACAAAAATATCCGATTCTACTTCCTCGTTTACCACTATATATCCTTCATTTTCAAGCTTTTCGGCCATAAGTTCTGATTCATATTGATTCAATTTACAACCGTATGTAAGAACGCTGACTCTCATTCAAATTAGTCCTCCCTGCTAACCGCTTCCAAAATCTTCATCCTTGTTATTACACCAAGCAATTTATCATCTTCGTCCACCACAGGTAAAATTTTTAAGCTATGTCTTATCATCAAATCAGCAGCATGTAAAAGTGGTGTCGATTCTTTTATAGTAATAGCAGGTTTCGTCATGATCTCAGAAACAGCTCTATTAGAAATTTTCTTCAGATTTCTAACAAACTGATTTAAATCAGGAATAAATGAAGCTGTTTGTAAAAGCGAAAAATAACTTGGAAGTGCTGCACGAATTATATCATTTTCACTTATAAATCCAACCACCTTGTAATCTTCATTTATAACTGGAACTCCAGTAACTTGTTGTCTAGAAAGAATTTTCAGCACCCTCGAAACACTTTCATCTTCTAAAACAGCGGTTATATCTCTTATATAAAAATCTTTAACTTTCATCTTACTCCACCCTCTCAATCTTAAATTTTTCAAAGGCTTCTTCTATGTCTTCAAGTTTAGGTGGAACCTTTGCTCTATACCACGTCTTTGCAAGTGCTGCAGCATAACCATACTTTGCTATATCAACTAAATTATCAGATTTAAAACATTTATACACCATAGCCGCCATGTACGTGTCCCCTGTTCCCAAAAGGTGTGAATGCTCTACATCAACAAGAGGCTTTAAAAACCACACACCATCTTGAGTAACCACTATATCGTAATCTATTTTATACGAGAGGACTACCATTTTTATTCCATACTTTATAAGCTCTTTTCCTGCATCAATGTAATCTTCCTGAGTTACCAATTCTTTTCCAAACAAAACCTTATCTTTTCTAAAATCAGGCCTTAAAATACAAGGTGCAGAAATCTTCAAAGATTCTTGGATTATTTCATCTTTTGTCTCCCAGAAAACCTTTTTTCCATGTTTAAGGGCGATCTTTGTTAAATCACCATATATTTGGTTTGGAACACCTTGAGGAAGACTTCCAGAGATAACAACTGCATCAGCACTAGAAACTATTAGAGAAAATCTTCTTAAAAAATGGTCAATGTCCTCTATTGGAACCCTGGGCCCTGCAGAATTTATCTCCGTAAAAGTGTGAGTTGTTTCATCTATAATAGCAATATTTTCCCTTGTTTCACCATCTATATGGACAAAATTTGTAGTTATCAAATCTGAAACTTTTCTAAGTTCAGTAAGTACTATATTTCCAATATAACCTCCAATAAAACCCGTAACTATCGTTTTAACACCGTAAGATGACAAATCTATAGCGACATTAATTGCCTTTCCACCAGGACTCATTTTGGACATTTCAAAAGAGAGTCTATGCAATTTATCGATCTTAAAATCATTAATATAAAACTCCCTGTCTAATGCAGGATTCATACAAACTGATAAAACAGCCAAAATATCACCTCGCAATCGTATACTCTCTTGGCTCTCCCCTAAATTCAATTTTACCATTTTTCATGGAAATAAACAAATCAGCAAGAGGCAAGAAGCGTTTAAAAAAACGCGTTGCAATTATTAGTGATTTTTCCTCTGAAACTACGCTTTTTCTTAAAATTTTGGAAATTTTATTCAAATGTTCATCATCAAGGTGATCAAGAATACAATCCAATATTATCACCTTGGATTTTTTTAGATAGGCTACAAAAAGGAGGGCAGAAATTTTTTCAAGTACATAAAATGTAGAAAGCTTTGTATTAAACTTATCACTTAATGCCTTTAAAATCCCAAAATCATCCAAAAGGGGTATGTAATCATCAAAAGAAAGCATTTCATTACCTGTAGCAAGCTCCAAAAATTCACCAAAGCTCAAGTAATCAAGAGCCTCAAAGAAATTAGTATCAACATACAAAACAAGGTTTCTAATTTCTTTGATGCTATAGGAAAATAAATCTTGTTGACAAACAAAAGCGCTACCCGTATATTTAATATCATCGTATACTTCCTCGTTCAAACGTGAAAAAGAGCGTAGAAGGGCAGATTTTGAAGAGCCACGTGGACCGTAAAGGACAAGAATTTCTCCTTCTTTTAACGAAAAAGTAATGTTTTCAAAAAGCGGAACATTATTGGAAAAACCTGAAAAATCAACAGCTTCAAGATTTACCTTTTTTGTGTTTTTCATCACTGTTCACCATATCTTTTAATCTTTTTTCAAGCTCTTTTTTTGCTTCAGAATTTCCGGAGGAGGTTAACTTTATTAGCTCAATTTGAGAGAGAATCTTAACGCTTTTTGCCACTTATTTCACCTCCATTTGCTATGTCTCATTTTTTATTGTACACTCTTTTTATTAATTTTACTTTTAATCAAATTTACATTTCATCAAAAAAAGTTACAAAATCCATTAAAAGCTAAAACTTTTAAAATCAAAAACACCATAAAAAACACCTTTTAGTTACATTATATTAAATAAAAATTACATAATTGATATTTAATTGATAAATAAATAATACCGCCCCATTTAGGAGCGGTATTATTGTAACTATAATATTTACTATTTTAAAACTACACTTTTTATTCTAACATCACCTTTTGCTCCGGTCTTAAAATAACCTGTCCCGATCGGTGAACTTTTCAAAATAGAAATAAGATAATTTGAAGCAATTATATTTTCATCTGAAGATATAATACTTTTTACACTGGTATTTTTTGCCCAACTTTCTTCAAGTAAATTATCAAGCCATATATTCAGTTTAGATTTGTTAACTTTATAGGTATAAACAATTATACTTCCATCTAGCTGTTTTTGAAGTTCAACAGTGTTTTTACTCAAATTCGATTTTTTAAACAAATTAATTTTAACTTTACCACCCTCAAGGTTATAGTTATAATTAAACATTTGCGTGTTTAAAGATAAACTTTTTATTTCAGAAATTTTTACCGAAACACCAGTTTGACCATCCTTTAGAATTATTGGATACCCATTTATTTTACCATCCACAAAAATTCTATTTCCATATTCATCATATATTTCAACATAAGTTTTAATACTTGAAACACTTGAATTAGATGTATTTAATAATCCACAACTGCTTAAAATTAATATCAAAACTAGATTTATAAAAATTATTATTTTCTTCTTCATAACAATCCCTCCCTTAATTTCCCGAATACTCAATATCAGTTGAAGGTGGTGTATAACCAAACATGACTAGGAAAACGTTTAAATCCATTTCATCTATTTTTCCATCCCTCTCTGAAAAACCAGGTATAAAACCTCTATTTGGTGGTGAAAAATCTTTACGTGGCCCTATATCATACTTTGGATCATACACTCCATTTTCTACATAATTTATCAATGCTGTCCTAAACATTACATAATCATCGTCGTCAACTACACCATCTAAATTGAAATCACCAGGTAAAGTCAAATATTTGTTAGCTATAAACTTATTCTTCGAATACAACTCTTTCTCAACAGGGTTATTTTTCAATTGTGTATACAATTCTATATTGAAAAGATCAAAGAATTTTGCTTCATTTTGGAAATAAAGCAGTGCTGGTTCATCAAATTTAAGCCAAAGAGATATCGTAGCAACTCTTGTATCTGTCGATATTCCTGTATGAGAGTTTTCAACAAAAACCATTTTTATATAATTTTCATCTAGTTTAGTTAATAGTTCTTCTTCACTAAAGTTTGGATCAACTTCAACTGATGTAACTGTAGAAAGTGTCATTGAAAGTTCAGGGCTTGTAAGTGTTGCATATAATGTGCTTGAAAGTGCTCCCTTTGCTGCATCTATTAAAATAAACGCTCTTGTCTCACTTTCTGCATACATAGGTACTACAAAAGTTACAGTCCCTGGAAGATCGGTATAGTAAATTTCAACGTATGTAGGAGCTCTCTTAGTATCATCCACACCTAAAGTTAACTTATCAATCGATTTATAATCATAAACACTATATCCTTGCAAATTATCATCCCATTGGTAAACTTTCCATTTATATGCAAAAGTTCCAGAAGGTATTGAAACTTTAGATGAATTATATGCATCAATCGTTTTAGATGTTTCATCCTTTCCAAATTCTAAAAGTTCTGTTGCATCACTACTTGGAAAATTATATTTAACAAGTATCGCAAATGTAGAATCAGCAAGAACCTCTGCTATTTTATCATCGTAACCAAAAATGATTGTAGCTTCCTTACTCTCAAGGTATGGTGCTTCATACCCTGGTATTCCTGAAGAAAATTGCCTAAAAGAATATGTAGCATCAACAATAGGTGCTGGAATTACATCATTTGTAATATTTTTAATAAAGCTATCGTTAAATAAAAGAGTTAAAGTTGTATCCGTAGAAAACTTTACAAGGAGTTTGTCAAGTCCTGCTCTACCACTTGGAATTTTATCATTAGCTTGTTGATCACTGTTATTTGTATTAGGATTGGTCACATATTCTTCGGTGGTATATGTTGATATATCTCCACTATCTGCTATGGAAACAACTGTTGCATCATAAACAAGACCATATTTTCCATTAGCATCGTTTAAATTTTCTTTTGAAAGCTCAAGTCCTGAAAATCTATCTTTTGTAACAAGAGTTATACTAGTCCTAAATGTAGGAGCATTAGAATCTACAAACCCTGTTCTATATGAGTTTTGACCCTCCATTGCCCAGAAACCATAA
This region includes:
- a CDS encoding CBS domain-containing protein; the protein is MKVKDFYIRDITAVLEDESVSRVLKILSRQQVTGVPVINEDYKVVGFISENDIIRAALPSYFSLLQTASFIPDLNQFVRNLKKISNRAVSEIMTKPAITIKESTPLLHAADLMIRHSLKILPVVDEDDKLLGVITRMKILEAVSRED
- a CDS encoding DUF721 domain-containing protein, which produces MQRLGEVLRELAKKNLFIKNLYVSTLSREYFEDVIGKPFNEHCKVIMFKDGIIYIECDDQLFVTELNFFREKIREKLNDRLGIYVIRKVVIRKKRRAINGL
- a CDS encoding flagellar basal body P-ring protein FlgI — translated: MKKKIIIALLVVAVFSLSAVVRIKDIAKFRGARDNQLFGVGIVVGLNGTGDGGTLNSPLLANMFKNFGIPISEEDIKSNNTALVMVVADIPPFYKEGMRLDVIVASLGSAKSLENGVLLQTPLYGADGNIYAVAQGPVSVGGSEVKSSVNLQSRFKVTGYIPNGALIEKEIPANIVSDNSVTILLQNPDITTSARVATAINEKFSVKLAKAVDPASVRVQIPDAFSDDIITFLSIIEELEVIPDQAAKVVINERTGTVIFGGNIKISDFTLSYGNFVVSIKNGEIDGQEATISNLISALKALGATPQDIIGIIEELHKAGAIYAEVKVM
- a CDS encoding rod-binding protein — protein: MDVSKVSQNTVNQINVDKLKKVSEEFVANFFFQIFRKMYDTIPKSSLIPESFGEKWFRENMLYEYSKMAAKNDLKDLSMSVYRSLGGKVYNQIPNTKK
- a CDS encoding aminotransferase class IV; the protein is MNERSLIDKILNGIVVYETVRIYDGKPFAIREHYKRLINSLSYLGREDEVSLDDFEKEIERNISFDRVKVYAIVSDKVELYSVGENILTKRVESVKIDISNVRHADPSSIPPNFKSLSRADVFLARQNKGDNYDVILLGQKGQVCEGSFSNVFLVKDGKLITPSLESGILEGITRTFVIDMLKENGYTVEEKIVEVKELFYADEIFLTHTSMGIVPVNYLGKFSLKTELSEKLSMMFEEYLHAKIG
- the mtaB gene encoding tRNA (N(6)-L-threonylcarbamoyladenosine(37)-C(2))-methylthiotransferase MtaB, with protein sequence MRVSVLTYGCKLNQYESELMAEKLENEGYIVVNEEVESDIFVINSCVVTNEATRKIKQQIRRLKRKFPGAKVVVTGCYSQLGFEELEKEGVDLVLGNNEKKYIDKYLRESGVFVDKAYWNRNTLEDEFVFSSLAERTRAFIKVQDGCTNTCSYCAIRFARGNRIRSKPVELVVSEVLRLVNKDYKEIVITGLNLGKFGKDIDSSLHELLRSLVKIKGDFRIRLSSINPEDLDEELINLIGTEEKICNHLHIPLQSGSTDVLKNMRRNYTQDDYLRVVGSIRKIDPNFSITTDIMVGFPGESEKDFEETLKVVREVLFSKVHAFRYSDRPNTLASKMSKKVPGNVKKERVEVLEKVSTSVAKDYRKRLVGRKAKVLIESYKNKIYSGYDEYYVLHETSHGEFGKIENVTIQAVTDEGVISKKYERKVSNR
- the flgA gene encoding flagellar basal body P-ring formation chaperone FlgA, which translates into the protein MRKGILFILLLPILSLSMYIQFLDVATVTRNEVTVFDVAATYTQIDATSLQNIVLAYLPENSSTDINIKYILQRLSRVATQIEATPTVGTVRVVFPNLVTNESSMSTLTVEEALKIATEVALSMLPANSTVEVTSTYGEIVDHNSFDYDVIQSVGGSFLVRFALKKDGRTRGYFNVNLIGKCIRKIPVAARNINYGEQVNMDDVAFADVNIFSLRGTPLDVSKLPMISRKYFKVGEPLFEEYFERVPDVVVGQVIVGYVELPGVIVKTMLRALESGNVGDVIKARNIESGKIVYGVIVKGPMLKVVEVSK
- the gyrB gene encoding DNA topoisomerase (ATP-hydrolyzing) subunit B; the protein is MDYSAQNIKVLKGLEPVRQRPGMYIGSTGKAGLHHLVYEIVDNSIDESLQGYCDTIKVTIFKDGSVEVEDNGRGIPVDIHPETGKSALEVVMTTLHAGGKFSKDSYKVSGGLHGVGASVVNALSQWLEVEVHRDGKVYYQRYERGTPTCEVKIIGETEKRGTIVRFKPDPLVFSTTDFDTDTILMRLRELAFLNPNITIHFKDERNNTERTFHYTGGIKEFVSHLSKGSKSLHEPVYINGEYEKVKVEVSFQYTDSDFEKIYSFVNNIRTVDGGTHVTGFKSAFTRVVNELGKKTGQLKKDSLRGDDIREGMVAVISVLMSSTPEFEGQTKSKLGNEEVQEAVAKVVREKLLEFFETNENTLKIIIQKALEAKKAREAAKHAREMVKRKSAFGSSSLPGKLADCITKKLEESELFIVEGDSAGGSAKQARDRNFQAILPLRGKILNVEKSSWLKLLKNEQVRDIITALGVGIGDDFDIKKLRYGKIIIMTDADVDGAHIRTLLLTLFYRYMKELIDEGRIYIAQPPLYKLTVGKNHYYFYSDEELEDFRKTLGDKKYEIQRYKGLGEMNPEQLWETTMDPNTRKLLKVSIEDAETADELFEMLMGSDTESRKEFIFRHALSVKEIDV
- a CDS encoding flagellar basal body L-ring protein FlgH, which gives rise to MKKILTVFLVFFAFFIFANSIYNPNSKFSNIIASPRASKVGDVVNILVYESPRFSTSSEVDSFKNTILGAISSGSKILGSDLSGFLPIKDSDKVKSSNKSQTSVILQITAVVKKVDEYGNLYVEGRKNIKVGNDLREIIITGWVNPDMISAKNTVNSTDLMDAQIWENGKIIFEDDPNEGSWLGLILSSLAELFR
- a CDS encoding radical SAM protein: MSFVYGIVPSRRLGRSLGISPIPFKVCNYSCVYCQLGRTFNMTNERKTFFDVNVILGELKEYIKVYGEDVFDVVTIVSEGEPLLFTPLDELIDGIKKMTSRQVVLITNGSLFYREDVRKEVLNCDIIMPTFDAASEEVFKKINRPYGKITYEMMYDGLLKLRKEFKRQIWLEVMLVKGINDSYEEVLKLKEKIEKIRPDRIYVNVPVRPPAEPWVKIPEKENIEYAKRVLKACSIEKMAEGNFLTLHDDYTSVVNILKRHPLMMDDVKRNFKDSERIIEKLLEDPSIEKYHYNGKVFFRFKKV